Proteins from a genomic interval of Streptomyces sp. NBC_00820:
- a CDS encoding Ku protein: MLASIFTGAHTFGLVSVPVTVLSATEDHSVRFRRIHTADQGLVRNRYWCESEDREVTFGEIGRGCQLPDGRVIPCHG; this comes from the coding sequence ATGCTCGCGAGCATCTTCACCGGCGCTCACACGTTCGGGCTGGTCAGCGTCCCGGTGACGGTTCTCAGTGCGACCGAGGATCACAGCGTGCGCTTCCGAAGGATCCACACCGCCGACCAGGGCCTGGTGCGCAACCGGTACTGGTGCGAGAGCGAGGACCGCGAGGTCACTTTCGGCGAGATCGGGCGCGGCTGCCAGCTGCCGGACGGCCGGGTCATCCCCTGTCACGGATGA
- a CDS encoding F0F1 ATP synthase subunit B family protein → MGPLNPPHPELIVGLVCFALVFVIFAKVLVPRIEKILAAREEAIEGTAERAVALNEEARRILSEYQAELSAARHEAARIRETATEEGAALLAALRAEGVREREDLVASAKTQLEADRIIAEAELREDIFALATELAGRIVGEPLDDLAGARALADEFFAGIEAGDPVKG, encoded by the coding sequence ATGGGACCTCTGAATCCGCCACACCCTGAACTCATAGTCGGACTCGTCTGTTTCGCCCTGGTCTTCGTCATCTTCGCGAAGGTCCTGGTTCCGCGTATCGAGAAGATCCTCGCGGCGCGCGAAGAGGCGATCGAAGGTACCGCTGAGCGGGCCGTCGCACTGAACGAAGAAGCGCGTCGCATCCTCTCTGAGTATCAGGCCGAACTCAGCGCCGCCCGCCACGAAGCCGCCCGGATCCGCGAGACCGCGACCGAGGAGGGAGCCGCCCTTCTCGCGGCCCTGCGTGCCGAAGGTGTCAGGGAGCGCGAGGACCTGGTGGCGTCGGCTAAGACGCAACTGGAGGCCGACCGGATCATCGCGGAGGCCGAACTGCGTGAGGACATCTTCGCGCTGGCCACCGAGCTGGCGGGCCGCATCGTCGGCGAACCCCTCGACGACCTGGCCGGCGCACGCGCCCTCGCGGACGAGTTCTTCGCTGGGATCGAGGCCGGGGACCCCGTCAAGGGCTGA
- a CDS encoding MarR family winged helix-turn-helix transcriptional regulator, with translation MGDGVAARRERLMEGLRIYGGHYAELSRRFAAWLGLHSTDATAVLEIAAAEERGTPLSPARLSERISLSTGATTALLNRLEAAGHITRTREHSDRRIVTLRSGRHIQERADEFFGPLAGRLDAAMSPYPPQLLEQFEQLMTDLNTAMDAHLAERSPVTPCPPGALGDRRR, from the coding sequence ATGGGCGACGGTGTCGCGGCGCGGCGCGAGCGACTGATGGAAGGGCTGCGGATCTACGGCGGCCACTACGCCGAGCTCAGCCGGCGCTTCGCGGCATGGCTGGGCCTGCACTCCACCGACGCGACCGCGGTGCTGGAGATCGCCGCCGCCGAGGAACGCGGGACCCCGCTGTCACCGGCCCGGCTGAGCGAGCGCATCTCCCTGTCCACGGGCGCCACCACCGCACTCCTGAATCGCCTCGAAGCGGCCGGGCACATCACCCGCACCCGCGAGCACTCCGACCGGCGCATCGTCACCCTGCGCAGCGGCAGGCACATCCAGGAGCGGGCGGACGAGTTCTTCGGCCCGCTCGCCGGCCGCCTCGATGCCGCGATGTCCCCCTACCCGCCACAGCTCCTGGAACAGTTCGAGCAGCTCATGACCGATCTGAACACCGCCATGGACGCCCACCTCGCCGAGCGGAGCCCGGTGACACCGTGCCCCCCCGGCGCTCTCGGGGACCGCCGGCGCTAG
- a CDS encoding DUF6207 family protein, with the protein MTCPSTLPELWFMVSPASTASRSWRRNRAGAVVEVAAADDETAFAIQELLAARCAWRQRTVRPREPGKPGVQLRCFLDLHRQPDA; encoded by the coding sequence GTGACATGTCCCTCGACCCTGCCGGAGCTGTGGTTCATGGTCAGTCCGGCCAGCACCGCGTCGAGGTCCTGGCGCAGGAACCGGGCTGGCGCGGTGGTGGAGGTCGCGGCCGCCGATGACGAAACCGCCTTCGCCATCCAGGAGTTGCTCGCCGCGCGGTGCGCGTGGCGCCAGCGGACCGTACGCCCCCGGGAACCCGGCAAGCCTGGTGTACAGCTGCGCTGCTTCCTGGACCTGCACCGGCAGCCTGACGCGTAG
- a CDS encoding MFS transporter has product MRAPSPTPDETTEPYRWRWLILAVMIVAEIMDLLDASIVNVAGPDLEKSLGAGSVGLQWVIGGYALTLGAGLVLGGRLGDRYGRRRMFLIGLAAFTACSLLCAAAPNIESLIAFRLLQGIVGAMLLPQGLGLLRENFSGPELTKVFAIFGPVLGLGGIIGPVLGGFLIEGDFFGLGWRSVFLINLPIGIAALIIAAKFVPKKAGDPTVRVDMTGATLVVISCALLVLPLNQGQENGWPLWTWLSMAASAIGFALFALQQRRTAAAGREPLVTPGLLRKPAFTVGLGGIALFFGGLIGTQLVLTLFLQIGRQFTAGEAGLGNLPLAVGTAIGGAVSGALLADKIGRKVLQIGPLVQLAGAAVLWFELDGLDAASFSIWDIAPGVAVAGIGAGMVIAALFSFILAAVDDDEIGSASGVLSAVQAVGGSIGVAVFGSVFFAQAKTGAFTGGFHRAMLVQAILLVVFFAITFLLPKKGRSEDEQHGITPEATADDSGTKQHLTA; this is encoded by the coding sequence GTGCGTGCCCCGTCCCCCACCCCTGACGAGACGACCGAGCCCTACCGTTGGCGGTGGCTGATCCTGGCGGTGATGATCGTCGCGGAGATCATGGATCTCCTGGACGCCTCGATCGTCAACGTCGCCGGACCGGACCTGGAGAAATCGCTCGGTGCCGGTTCCGTCGGACTGCAGTGGGTGATCGGCGGCTACGCCCTCACCCTGGGCGCCGGTCTGGTGCTCGGCGGCCGGCTCGGCGACCGCTACGGCCGGCGCCGGATGTTCCTGATCGGTCTTGCGGCTTTCACCGCGTGCTCCCTGCTGTGCGCGGCCGCGCCGAACATCGAGTCGCTGATCGCCTTCCGCCTGCTGCAGGGCATCGTCGGAGCGATGCTGCTGCCTCAGGGCCTGGGCCTGCTGCGGGAGAACTTCTCCGGCCCCGAACTCACCAAGGTCTTCGCGATCTTCGGACCCGTCCTCGGTCTGGGCGGCATCATCGGCCCGGTCCTGGGCGGCTTTCTCATAGAGGGCGACTTCTTCGGCCTGGGCTGGCGGTCGGTGTTCCTGATCAACCTGCCCATCGGAATCGCGGCACTGATCATCGCCGCGAAGTTCGTGCCCAAGAAGGCGGGCGACCCCACGGTACGGGTCGACATGACCGGCGCCACCCTGGTCGTGATCTCCTGTGCTCTGCTGGTGCTGCCGCTGAACCAGGGGCAGGAGAACGGCTGGCCGCTGTGGACGTGGCTGTCCATGGCCGCCTCGGCGATCGGTTTCGCCCTCTTCGCCCTCCAGCAGCGCCGCACGGCCGCCGCGGGCCGCGAGCCGCTGGTGACCCCGGGCCTGCTGCGCAAGCCGGCCTTCACCGTCGGGCTCGGCGGCATCGCCCTGTTCTTCGGCGGGCTCATCGGCACCCAGCTCGTGCTGACCCTGTTCCTCCAGATCGGCCGGCAATTCACCGCCGGCGAGGCGGGACTGGGCAACCTGCCCCTCGCGGTGGGAACCGCGATCGGCGGCGCGGTCAGCGGCGCGCTCCTCGCGGACAAGATCGGCCGCAAGGTGCTGCAGATCGGACCGCTGGTCCAGCTGGCCGGCGCTGCCGTGCTGTGGTTCGAGCTCGATGGCCTCGATGCCGCCTCGTTCTCGATCTGGGACATCGCTCCCGGCGTGGCGGTGGCGGGCATCGGCGCCGGCATGGTGATCGCCGCCCTGTTCAGCTTCATCCTGGCCGCGGTCGACGACGACGAGATCGGATCCGCCTCCGGCGTCCTGTCGGCGGTTCAGGCTGTCGGCGGCTCCATCGGCGTCGCGGTCTTCGGCTCGGTGTTCTTCGCCCAGGCCAAGACCGGTGCTTTCACCGGCGGCTTCCACCGCGCGATGCTCGTCCAGGCGATTTTGTTGGTGGTCTTCTTCGCGATCACCTTCCTACTGCCCAAGAAGGGCCGCTCCGAAGACGAGCAGCACGGCATCACCCCCGAGGCGACTGCCGACGACTCCGGCACCAAGCAGCACCTCACCGCGTGA